The Oncorhynchus kisutch isolate 150728-3 unplaced genomic scaffold, Okis_V2 scaffold3406, whole genome shotgun sequence genomic sequence CGAACCCTACTGGTTCAGTTCAATGACTTTACACCTGGGATCCGAAAAACAGCTGTCACCCTGCCACTTGTTTGGTCTACagcttatatttggggttctgctGGGGTAAGACAGTTGCTCTAGCAGAAGACCTCTttaaccacacagacacagacacacacacacacacacacacacgcgcgcgcgcgcgcgcgcggtGGAGAGGCTGGGCGAAGGCGGGGTGTCGTCATGACAACTGAATGGCAGACCAGCAGCACTTTTATACACTCAAATGTATGGAACCAAATGTCcaagtgtgtgcatgcatataaCTCACCAGTAGGCCGTTAGAGCCGTGCACAGTGACACAGCGGGGAGAAGGTGTGGTGGATGGACAGATCGCTGACAGAGGTGGGGGGATCGTAGCCTCCCTTCTGGTCCACGTCTCCGTTCATATGGAAGTGGACAGGGTAGTGACCCATAGACTGTTGACCCATGTGCTGCAGCTCTACACCGGACACATGCACAGACTTAAAGCCACGCTCCATCTGGGAGGGAAACatgtggggagagggggagagtgagacagTTAGAAAGTGAGACCGCTAGAGAGTGAGACTGCTAGAGAGTGAGATTGTTAGAGTGAGATCACTAGAGAGTGAGACCACTAGAGAGTGAGACCGTTAGAGAGTGAGACCGTTAGAGTGAGACCACTAGAGAGTGAGACCACCAGGGAGTGAGACCACCAGGGAGTGAGACCGCCAGAGAGTGAGACCGTTAGAGAGTGAGACCGATATGGTGAGACCGCTAGAGATTGAGACCGTTAGAGAGTGAAACCGTTAGAGAGTGAAACCGCTAGAGTGAGACCGCTAGAGAGTGAGACTGCTAGAGAGTGATACCGCTAGAGAGTGATACCGCTAGAGTGAGACCGTTAGAGAGTGAGACCAATATGGTGAGACTGCTAGAGAGTGAGGCCGCTAGAGTGAGACCGCTAGAGAGTGAGACCGCTAGAGAGTGAGACCATTAGAGACTGAGACCGCTAGAGAGTGAGACCGCTAGAGAGTGAGACCGATATGGTGAGACTGCTAGAGAGTGAGACTGTTAGAGAGTGAGGCCGTTTTGAGAGTGAGACCGAtatggtgagacctctagagAGTGAGACTGCTAGGGAGGGAGACCGTTAGAGAGTGAGACCACTAGAGAGTGAGACTACTAGAGAGTGAGACCGAtatggtgagacctctagagAGTGATACCGCTAGAGTGAGACCGCTAGAGAGTGAGACCGCTAGAGAGTGAGACCATTAGAGACTGAGACCGCTAGAGAGTGAGACCGCTAGAGAGTGAGACCGATATGGTGAGACTGATAGAGAGTGAGACTGTTAGAGAGTGAGGCCGTTTTGAGAGTGAGACCGAtatggtgagacctctagagAGTGAGACTGCTAGGGAGGGAGACCGTTAGAGAGTGAGACCACTAGAGAGTGAGACCACTAGAGAGTGAGACCGCCAGAGAGTGAGACCGCCAGAGAGTGAGACCGCCAGAGAGTGAGACTGCCAAAAACTGAGACCGTTAGAGAGTGTGACCGATATGGTGAGACTGATATGGTGAGACTGCTAGAGAGTGAGACTGCTAGAGAGTGAGACCGCTAGAGAGTGAGACCGCGAGAGAGTGAGACGATATGGTGAGACCGCTAGAGAGTGAGACCGCTAGAGAGTGAAACCGCCAGAGAGTGAGACCGATATGGTGAGACCGCTAGAGAGTGAGACCGCTAGAGAGTGAGACCGCCAGAGAGTGAGACCGATATGGTGAGACCGCTAGAGAGTGAGACTGCTAGAGAGTGAGGCCGCTAGAGAGTGAGATCGCTAGAGAGTGAGACCGATATGGTGAGACCGCTAGAGAGTGAGACTGCTATAGAGTGAGACCGCCAGAGAGTGAGACCGATATGGTGAGACCGCTAGAGAGTGAGACCGCTAGAGAGTGAGACCTCTAGAGAGTTGAGACCGCTTGAGAGTGAGACCGCTAGAGAGTGAGTCCGCTAGAGAGTGAGACCGATATGGTGAGACCgctagagagtgagagaaagacagagagtaaGACAGGAGAATTTGAATGTGAAAGAAACAGTGAAAGTGTGAGAGATTGAGTAGGAGACAGATAAAAAGATAGCGAGAGTTTCCATGCATGAGAGACTAATCAAATCGTTTCCATAATTCTTCATTAAAATGTGGTTGACTAGAATGTAATGGGAAGAATTTGCAGGCAGTGGAGATGGACGTGGCTCCATTCCATACTAGCTGTGGATCTTCTCctgggctgcgtcccaaatgagaGCCCTGCatttcctggtcaaaagtactgcactattatagggtggcatttgggatacAGACCAGGTCCTATGACTGACAGCTTCAATAAACAGCTGTCTATTGAACAGGATGCAATCCAACTCATTCTAAAGACTatgccattgtgtgtgtgtgtgtgtctccctcctaCGTTGCGTTTCACACTTTGTTCCTGTGCTGTAAATAAAATTTGCCTTAATTTAGACGGAACTCAATCAAAAGAGCTTCCAAGAAACTTTCCCTCATTGGAAATGTTCTGCCAAAACCAAATTACAGTAATGGCAAACAACATTATACAGGAAACTCTCCCTCATTGGAAATGTTCTGCTAAACCTAATTACAGTAATGGCAAACAACATTATACAGGAAACTCTCCCTCATTGGAAATGTTCTGCCAAACCTAATTACAGTAATGGCAAACAACATAATACAGGAAACTCTCCCTCATTGGAAATGTTCTGCCAAACCTAATTACAGTAATGGCAAACAACATAATACAGGAAACTCTCCCTCATTGGAAATGTTCTGCCAAACCTAATTACAGTAATGGCAAACAACATAATACAGGAAACTCTCCCTCATTGGAAATGTTCTGCCAAACCTAATTACAGTAATGGCAAACAACATAATACAAGAAACTCTCCCAATGTGACACTCCCTGTCAGCAAAGTGACAATTGTTTATTTGTGCAAACCTTAGCCTGCCTGCTTGCTTAAATCAGGGTTGGTATCTGGCATTGATATTATCCATAGCTgtaatggtgtagtgtgtgtgtggtgtgtgtgtgtgtgtgtgtgtgtgtgtgtgtgtgtgtgtgtgtgtgtgtgtgtgtgtgtgtgtgtgcctacctgtctatctgtcataGAATCACACTGGCCTAATGACAGCCGACATACCACTGTCTTAACGATGATATTACAGATGTCATTGACAGATTGCGTCACCATATGTCATCTGATGACAGTCATGACCCAATCCAGATCATTACTGTAATAATCTAGTTGGCTGGCGTGTGTGACAGTCTCAGCCCTCTCTGTCCTAACTGTGCTCCCTAGACTCTGGGCGTCTAGCCATGCTAGACGGGAAGGAAGGATTGTAATTTCTAACTAAACATCTGATTATAACTAACTCTATAAACTTTTCCCTTACCCTCACCTAAACCTGTAAGGACAATAGATGAGCTCAGTTTCTTAATGTAACCTTTATGTTAACTGGACAGTATAGCCCAAACAATAGCCCATTTCTTCTGGTGAAGGCCTCAGGTACTGAATAAACAGAACAGAAAGACATGATCAGGGCTGCAAAACTCTGGTAACCTCACAGACTGTAGCCCTTCCAATGACCTTGAGGCCTCATGGGTGGAAGGTTACGAATAttattcataattaataaacattatttcAAAAACACGCcgaaaatccggtgtttctatgtcaaatggttttggttatatttcagtcttctgggaTGCatttaaagtgtaatattgggatgcaaactcaacatTTAACacatttcaactgtatatctgaCATGGTGTCTTCTTTTTaatcccataaccatgtgtgtgaggtgtatacttttgtttcaaagtagaattGTTTAAGAATAacaagaatcactctgtgtgactTGATTTAACCCACCGCTGTAAAAGGTTAAGGAAGTTAAGTTACAGGAATTGTCCAGCCCTACACACAATATCTACACGTTTGGATCAGTGGAAGGATAAATAAGAGATGAAAGTAGATTGGAAGGACAAAGAGAAGATGTAGGGGTTTATGGAAGGATGAAGAGAGGATGTAGGGGTTTATGGAAGGACAAAGAGAAGATGTAGGGGTTATGGAAGAATGAAGAGAGGATGTAGGGGTTTATGGAAGGATGAAGAGAAGATGTAGGCGGTTTATGGAAGGATGAAGAGAAGATGTAGGGGTTTATGGAAGGATGAAGAGAAGATGTAGGGTTTTATGGAAGGATGAAGAGAAGATGTAGGGGTTTATGGAAGGATGAAGAGAGATGTTAGGGGTTTATGGAAGGATGAAGAGAAGATGTAGGGGTTTATGGAAGGATGAAGAGAGGAtgaatgggtggatggatgaatgaagtAAAGGTGTAGATAGAGGGATAATAGATAGATTGGAGGGGTAGATTCGAACAATTAATGACATGTTAATTAAATGACCTTCACGTGTCCTCCAAAAGTGTCAAAGGCGAAGAACTTGCAGGCCTCGTTGCCGTAGCAACCAGGTTCCATCTCGCCGCGCACCAGGATGTTGCGACTCAGCAGGCCGACCTCTGCCCTCATGTCCACCCCATCCACCTCCTCACCCATGTGGAGGAACACTggcttacctacacacacacacgcacacacacacacacacacacacacacacacacacacacacacacaccacacacacacacacacgcacacacacgcacacacacacacataaagagtTAGAACACATCTGGCAACACACATAGACATACGAATgcacatgtgtacacacacacacacacacacacacacacacacacacacacacacacacacacacacacacacacacacacacaccacacacacacacacacatcagggtttccgttagcagGTAATTTCCTTCTTTTGGCcgataaaataaatgaaaagccGATAAAATTGGAGTCAGCCAAATTGTCCGGGGCTGGTCTGCTgctgaggagagcgagagaggagcctTGGCCTAGGATACTGTTGATTGTGAAGATGGAGCCCTTTTTCATCAAAGTAAAATGAAAATGAGAGAGTAGTGAAAAGCCTACATGGCAGGGCGCCAGACTGACACCATTTAGTCTCACTGGGCGAGTTAAAACAGGTATGGGTCTCATCTGTGTGAGCTACACATTAATTTACCTCACTCAAAACGTCTTTTGTTTTTATGAGGGTGAAACCATGATTTGGTGAAACAGTAAATTAcattatcctcatgattcctgtaatGAAAGTGTCTGCCTACCTGCCCCTGTTTCACTGGGCCTGCTGCTATGTTGAGcgaggcactctctctctctccttttcagaGGGGAAAAATGCTCCAGGAGAAAGAAAAGTGTTCTGTATAACACTTCTAAATCCAATTGTGGGGAAAACACAGCTATCCTGTTGTcaaaggtggagagaggatgtTCTCAGCTTTCTGTAGATATACTTTTTATTTCTTTGAGGGCAAAAGCAACTATTTTACAAACAAGATATTTGCTATGAAACTATTCTACAAACAAGACATTCAATATGGCAGTGAGATATGGAGCACACTAAATGTGGATTGGCCATTGCGAGTGCATAGATGTTTGTTTTTATATTAAATATACTGTAATAGCAGCAGTGGGTATTATCTGTAGAGATAGTGACCTAGTAGTTTGGGTTTTGTTTTTACATGAAATGtactgtcatgacgtggccctctttGGGGATAGCAAGTACCTTCTCTcgcaccacctctctctctcttccccatacacCCAGGCTCTGTTATCGCAGGTCATACATTTGTTCTCTTCTCCATCatagaacttgagaactgaacaatgtccatgttttggagaatgtgtacaCAGTCGGGGGAGAATCCAGCTACGACCGGTCCATTTCATTTAAtgtttgtgaaactcatgagagacaatacagccacattaccataactctgtttatacaagagtctcagttgtgaggcttgcatctaattgttgtataaaatgaatgagtaaaaaTGAAACTATTTGTAAAATTATGTGATGTGATTATA encodes the following:
- the LOC116371605 gene encoding cell migration-inducing and hyaluronan-binding protein-like, producing MGEEVDGVDMRAEVGLLSRNILVRGEMEPGCYGNEACKFFAFDTFGGHVKMERGFKSVHVSGVELQHMGQQSMGHYPVHFHMNGDVDQKGGYDPPTSVSDLSIHHTFSPLCHCARL